GGAGGTAGTGGATTTCGGGATTGTTGGGGGTACTTTCTACGGCTTTGTCGGCAAAAATAAGGGCTTGATCAAAATCCTCTAAATCCCGATAGGCGATCGCAATGCCCCGATGTACTAAATATTGAGGACTAGCAAATTCTTGTAATTGGCTAATGGCTTGGGTGGGGCTAGAAAAGGGAAGGTTGACGGCTAAGATTAGGTTAAAATAACCTTTAATTAAGTTTAATTCAGGATCATCATTATCAATTCTTTGGGCTTGTTCAAAGTAGCGAAAAACCGATTGTAATTGACCAATGGCGGCCATGGGGCCACTAACTTGGAACTTATGCGCCCCTTGTAAAAAATTACCCACCGCTAGATAAAGATTACTTCTGAGGGGATCTTTAATGGCGATCGCCCTTGCCACGGTTACGGTTTCATCGGCATAGGATTTCATGGTAGTCCAATCCTCCTCGGTATATGCTAAAGAAGCCCGTAGGGCAGGAACAAGGGGATCATTACCTTCTGAATCCTTCGCCTCATCCAATAGTCTTTTGGCACGGGGATAATTTCCCTCCTCAAAAAGAGTCTTAAAAGCCTGTTCTGTTTTATCCCCAATCTCTCGAGGATTATTAGTTCTAAAGGGATCAGCCCCAAAACTAGCTCCCATGGAAAAACCCCAAGATAACATCGTAAGGGCGATCGTAGAGAAAGTAAACGCCCCTTGACGACGAATCCGAAAAGTAGAAGAAAAAAACCTGTTTTTATCTTGCATGATAAACCTATTGCCTCTTGAAGGAAAAATGTTAATAATACCTTTAGCAACTATCATTAAAGGTAAATATTCCTTACGATTTTAGCCCAAACTATGCTTTCCTTAAAGAATGTTGGTTATCACCCTGCCGCTACGCCCACCCCCATCATCACAAACATAAACCTAAACCTAGAACCTCAAAAACTAGGGCTAATAGTCGGTAAAAGTGGTTCAGGAAAAACTACCCTCCTCGAAATCTTAGCCGGATTAGCCGAAAACACCAGCGGTAAAATTATTTGGCAAGGGGAAGAAATAACCTCCATAGAATTACAGCAACTTAGCGGATTAGTCTTTCAATTTCCCGAAAGGCATTTTTGTGGCTCAAATATCTTAGAAGAATTACGCCTCGGACATCCCGAATTAAGCGCCATCAAAGTAAAAGAAGCCCTCACCGAAGTAGGTTTAGAAAATATTAGTTATGAAACTCCTCCCCATGCCCTTAGTGGTGGACAACAAAGACGTTTATCCCTTGCGGTGCAACTCATACGACAACCCAATATTTTACTTCTTGATGAACCTACAGCGGGATTGGATTGGTTAATGCGCGATCAATTAGTTAATCTTTTGGCAAAATTAAAACAACATTGGACATTATTAATTGTTACCCATGATGCTAGTGATTTAATTTCCATTGCCGATTATTGTTGGCGCATTGAGGCAGGAAAAATAGAGTCCGTTGCCCCCTCCGATTTTACTGTTAAACCACCACTAGAAATAAACTGGCACCAGTAATCAAATGAATAATTAAACTATTATTTCCCCCATCTCCCCTACCCCCCATCTCTCATACCGAGAACTACTTGCTATCCCCAATCGAGGGTGATTTTACTATTTTTAATAACAAATATCAAATCTGTCATTTATTATGGGGTTTTAAACCTAATTTTTTGATAAAATAGTTATCTAGTTTACACTTAAATTTTCTCGAAAAAAAGCGTCATCTGCACGATCAATTATTAAATATTAACTACTGTCTATGCAACCAATTCCTACTCAAGAACAGCCCCTAGCTTCAGTATTTCGTCAGATAGGGGGGGGAATGTATAACCCCGTTATGGAGAAGTTTGAACGGGGAAAGACAATTTTTTTTCCTGGAGATCCTGCGGAAAGGGTATATTTTTTAGTTAAAGGAGCGGTTAAGTTATCTCGTCTTTACGAGGCAGGGGAAGAAATTACGGTGGCTCTTTTGAGGGAAAATAGTGTTTTTGGGGTTTTATCTTTGATTACTGGGCAAAAGAGCGATCGCTTTTACCACGCTGTAGCATTTACCCCTGTGGAATTATTATCCGCTCCCATTGAACATTTTCAACGCTCTTTACAGGATAATCCTGAGTTATCTCGTCTTATGTTACAGGGGTTATCTTCTCGTATTTTACAAACGGAAATGATGATCGAAACCCTTGCCCACCGTGATATGGCTTCTCGTTTGGTGAGTTTTTTGTTAATTCTTTGTCGTGATTTTGGTATTCCTAGTCTTAATGGTATTACCATTGACCTTAAATTGTCCCATCAGGCGATCGCCGAGGCCATCGGTTCTACCCGTGTAACGGTTACCCGACTTTTAGGGGAACTCCGCCAAGATGGTATGATTTCCATTACCAAGAAAAAAATTACCGTCCATAACCCCGTTGCCCTCAGTCAACAATTTGCCTAGAGAAATCTTACAAAAAACGACTTAAATCAAATTCCTGACTAACCTTAGGAGTATGTCTTTCCTTATCTAACAGTAACAAAAGTCTTTCCTGATAATCGATCGCCCCGGTTAACTGCTCTTGTAAATAAGACAAACCACCATTGGCGTATTGTTCAAAAAGAGTGATTCTACGCTCTTGGGAACTATTCTCATCGGATAAAAAATCCAAATTACCCATGGTCATAATAGTCAAAACATCAACCAATAAATCGTAACCACGGGATATAAAAATATCATAACTAATCGGATTAGGTTCTTGGGCAATGGTTTCTAAAGGTAAACGATAATCATATTTTTTACCCACGGCCGCCGCAAAAGCCATAACATCAGCATAGGTGTCAAACACCCCCTCTGGGTTATCATGACTAAAAATTAAACTTTGAACTAAAGATGCCTTATTTTGGTCAATTCTAACTCTACTAACCATATTCTTGTGAATTAATGATTTCCGTATTGATTTTAGCTGGGGGAAAAAGCTCCCGTATGGGCTTCGATAAGGCTTTGATAGAAATTGAAGGAGAATACTTATTAAGCAAAACCTACCATATAGCCAGAGAATTAAGCAATGAAGTATTTATCCTCACCTCCCCCGAACATCAATATCAATCTTTTCTGCCTAATGATACTCAATTTATCATTGAACCTCACCCCTACCAAGGCCCTTTAGTTGCCTTCGCCCATGGTTTATCCTTCATCCATAGCCCATGGGTTTTATTATTACCTTGCGATTTAATTTATCTTCAGACTCAAGAGATTAAATCATGGTTGAAACTATTACCCTCCGTATCAGAAGAAACTATTGCCCTTTTACCAACCCACAAAAAAGGATGGGAGTGTTTATCGGGCTTTTATCGCCGTGATTGTTTATCATCTTTACAAAAATCCCTGAATGGGGGTAATAAATCTTTTCAAAGATGGTTAAAAGGAGAAAAAGTAACCCCCCTGATGGTTCAAGATAGGAGGGTTTTATATAATTGTAATACCCCTGAAGATTTAGCGAAATGGACCGAGTATTCTTCTTTCGGAGATAATTTGAGTTGATTGATTATCGTTGAGAGTACGGGTAATTTCTAATTGAATATCGATGGAAGTATCGGCTTCTAGGTGACGAGGATCAATATTTAATTCTCCAATATTAATTATAAAACGATTATTTTGATAGTTAATAAATTGGGGTGAAATTTCCCCTTCATAACGGAGGGTATAATCATTTCTTTGGCGCAAACTCAGGTTACGGGATGGGGAGGTACTATATTTGATTTTAAAATTGGTATTGACTATGTCCGATAAATTTGCCTCGTCCACTATTTCCATCTGCACTCCTAACCCTAACCCTGATACTCCTTTACTGACTAATTTGGTGGTATCACTAGCCCTAATGGCGTTGAAAACAAATATTTCGGTGACTTGATTTCGAGGGATGATATTCGTTTGTAACCAGATGTCATCGGGAAATTTTATATCTACGGTGCGATCGTCTTGTAGATTTAGGGTAACGGTGCGATCGCCCATAGTCTCAAAAGGTTGGGGGGCATTCCAAATCATGACCACAGAATTTTCTACCCTTTCCACCAATTCTAAATACTGATCGGCAATAATAGAACCAGCAGCAAACAAATTAGTTGCCCCCGTGCGATTTTCCCAAATATTTTTAGACAAACTAAAACC
This portion of the Cyanobacterium stanieri LEGE 03274 genome encodes:
- a CDS encoding Sll0314/Alr1548 family TPR repeat-containing protein; translated protein: MQDKNRFFSSTFRIRRQGAFTFSTIALTMLSWGFSMGASFGADPFRTNNPREIGDKTEQAFKTLFEEGNYPRAKRLLDEAKDSEGNDPLVPALRASLAYTEEDWTTMKSYADETVTVARAIAIKDPLRSNLYLAVGNFLQGAHKFQVSGPMAAIGQLQSVFRYFEQAQRIDNDDPELNLIKGYFNLILAVNLPFSSPTQAISQLQEFASPQYLVHRGIAIAYRDLEDFDQALIFADKAVESTPNNPEIHYLRGQILREKGMRDNNVEALQEALKSFDIAIAKLDQMPVAATQEPLKRDRTSTIEALAKFQGFTE
- a CDS encoding ABC transporter ATP-binding protein, translating into MLSLKNVGYHPAATPTPIITNINLNLEPQKLGLIVGKSGSGKTTLLEILAGLAENTSGKIIWQGEEITSIELQQLSGLVFQFPERHFCGSNILEELRLGHPELSAIKVKEALTEVGLENISYETPPHALSGGQQRRLSLAVQLIRQPNILLLDEPTAGLDWLMRDQLVNLLAKLKQHWTLLIVTHDASDLISIADYCWRIEAGKIESVAPSDFTVKPPLEINWHQ
- a CDS encoding collagen-like protein; translated protein: GNGGNGCQCSQSFWTVESCTGRPGTPDYSCGTEEFRCNNGEMGQNGRSGRAGRTGNVGSLTLINSNTPLPPDRLSASVSMAQLKERGFSLSKNIWENRTGATNLFAAGSIIADQYLELVERVENSVVMIWNAPQPFETMGDRTVTLNLQDDRTVDIKFPDDIWLQTNIIPRNQVTEIFVFNAIRASDTTKLVSKGVSGLGLGVQMEIVDEANLSDIVNTNFKIKYSTSPSRNLSLRQRNDYTLRYEGEISPQFINYQNNRFIINIGELNIDPRHLEADTSIDIQLEITRTLNDNQSTQIISERRILGPFR
- a CDS encoding molybdenum cofactor guanylyltransferase yields the protein MISVLILAGGKSSRMGFDKALIEIEGEYLLSKTYHIARELSNEVFILTSPEHQYQSFLPNDTQFIIEPHPYQGPLVAFAHGLSFIHSPWVLLLPCDLIYLQTQEIKSWLKLLPSVSEETIALLPTHKKGWECLSGFYRRDCLSSLQKSLNGGNKSFQRWLKGEKVTPLMVQDRRVLYNCNTPEDLAKWTEYSSFGDNLS
- the ntcA gene encoding global nitrogen regulator NtcA, which gives rise to MQPIPTQEQPLASVFRQIGGGMYNPVMEKFERGKTIFFPGDPAERVYFLVKGAVKLSRLYEAGEEITVALLRENSVFGVLSLITGQKSDRFYHAVAFTPVELLSAPIEHFQRSLQDNPELSRLMLQGLSSRILQTEMMIETLAHRDMASRLVSFLLILCRDFGIPSLNGITIDLKLSHQAIAEAIGSTRVTVTRLLGELRQDGMISITKKKITVHNPVALSQQFA
- a CDS encoding DNA phosphorothioation-associated protein 4, producing MVSRVRIDQNKASLVQSLIFSHDNPEGVFDTYADVMAFAAAVGKKYDYRLPLETIAQEPNPISYDIFISRGYDLLVDVLTIMTMGNLDFLSDENSSQERRITLFEQYANGGLSYLQEQLTGAIDYQERLLLLLDKERHTPKVSQEFDLSRFL